In Pedobacter sp. W3I1, one DNA window encodes the following:
- a CDS encoding ATP-dependent helicase: MDYLAGLNPQQRAAVENTKGPVMIVAGAGSGKTRVITYRVAHLIQTGTDPFNILVLTFTNKASKDMRERIGKVVGAEAKNIWMGTFHSVFAKILRVEAEKIGYPSNFTIYDTDDSKSVIRAILKEMQLDDKLYAANFVFNRISSAKNNLISWGEYQANDQIQAEDIQNKRPLIGQIYETYAKRCFRAGAMDFDDLLFKTNILLKEHPDVLNKYQQKFRYLMVDEYQDTNFSQYTIVKKLAAAYQNICVVGDDAQSIYAFRGANIQNILNFERDYPDLKVYKLEQNYRSTQNIVDAASSIIANNKNQLEKNVFSENAEGDRIKVSRAFTDNEEGKLVAEAIIQERSTKGYEHKDFAILYRTNAQSRAMEEGLRKLNIPYRIYGGQSFYQRKEIKDLIAYFRLTFNPKDEEAIKRVINYPKRGIGDTSIDKIIVAADQHEKTMWDVISNAHEYVDGRLANQLNDFAMMVQSFQAEAKKLDAYDTALFIAQHAGILKELYTDDSVEGRARYENIQELLNGIKEFAEREDIEEKGLDIFMQDVALLTNDDKDGDKNKDTVSLMTIHSAKGLEFKNVFIVGLEENLFPSQMSLTNRTDLEEERRLFYVAITRAEVKLTLTYATSRYRWGTLTNCEPSRFINEISPKFLELDVKPAKSTSFDGNFDDDRKSWTSQPRDFISKPKPTAGATTSAPPVRPKTTSLLAKAHVPTPGFTPSQPHEFQGGMEVEHEKFGFGKIISLEGTLPDVKATVFFQGLGNKQLLLKFAKLMIVK, translated from the coding sequence TTGGATTATTTAGCAGGATTAAACCCACAACAAAGAGCAGCAGTAGAGAACACAAAAGGACCAGTAATGATTGTTGCAGGTGCAGGTTCGGGCAAAACCAGGGTAATTACCTATCGTGTAGCCCACCTGATTCAAACCGGTACCGACCCATTTAACATTTTGGTTTTAACCTTTACCAACAAAGCGAGTAAAGATATGCGCGAGCGTATTGGCAAAGTGGTTGGTGCAGAGGCAAAAAATATTTGGATGGGTACTTTTCACTCTGTTTTTGCAAAAATTTTACGCGTAGAAGCCGAGAAAATAGGTTATCCGAGCAATTTTACCATTTACGATACGGATGATAGTAAAAGTGTAATTCGTGCGATTTTGAAAGAAATGCAGCTGGATGATAAATTATATGCAGCGAACTTTGTTTTCAATAGAATTTCATCAGCCAAAAATAATTTAATATCCTGGGGCGAATATCAGGCTAACGACCAGATACAGGCCGAAGATATTCAGAATAAACGCCCTCTGATTGGCCAGATTTACGAAACCTATGCTAAGCGCTGTTTTAGAGCTGGAGCAATGGATTTCGACGATTTGTTGTTCAAAACCAATATTTTATTAAAAGAACATCCTGATGTTTTAAATAAATATCAGCAGAAATTCAGGTACCTGATGGTAGATGAGTACCAGGATACCAACTTTTCGCAATATACTATTGTTAAAAAACTGGCTGCGGCTTATCAGAACATTTGTGTAGTGGGTGATGATGCACAGAGTATTTATGCTTTCCGGGGTGCAAACATCCAGAATATTTTAAATTTCGAACGCGATTATCCTGATTTAAAGGTTTATAAATTAGAGCAGAATTATCGCTCTACCCAAAATATTGTTGATGCTGCAAGCAGTATCATCGCCAACAACAAAAATCAGCTCGAAAAAAACGTGTTTTCTGAAAATGCTGAAGGAGATAGAATTAAGGTTTCTCGTGCTTTTACTGATAATGAAGAAGGCAAGCTGGTTGCCGAAGCCATTATCCAGGAGCGGAGTACAAAAGGATACGAGCACAAAGATTTCGCCATATTATACCGTACCAATGCACAAAGCAGGGCTATGGAGGAAGGCTTACGCAAGCTTAATATTCCTTATAGGATTTATGGCGGTCAGTCTTTCTATCAACGTAAAGAGATTAAAGATTTAATTGCTTATTTCCGCTTAACTTTTAATCCGAAGGATGAAGAGGCTATAAAACGTGTAATCAATTACCCTAAGCGTGGTATTGGAGATACTTCGATTGATAAAATTATTGTTGCGGCAGACCAGCATGAAAAAACCATGTGGGATGTAATTTCGAATGCACACGAATATGTAGACGGGCGATTAGCCAATCAATTGAACGATTTTGCCATGATGGTGCAAAGTTTTCAAGCAGAGGCAAAAAAGCTCGATGCCTATGATACGGCTTTGTTTATTGCCCAACATGCAGGCATTTTAAAGGAATTATATACCGATGATAGCGTTGAGGGACGTGCGAGATACGAAAATATTCAAGAATTATTAAACGGTATTAAGGAGTTTGCCGAGCGCGAAGACATTGAAGAAAAAGGCCTTGATATCTTTATGCAAGATGTTGCCCTTTTAACCAACGATGATAAAGATGGTGACAAGAATAAAGATACAGTTTCTTTAATGACGATCCACTCGGCCAAAGGTTTGGAGTTTAAAAACGTGTTTATTGTAGGATTGGAAGAAAATCTGTTTCCTTCGCAAATGTCGTTAACCAACCGGACCGATTTAGAAGAAGAGCGCCGTTTATTTTACGTGGCCATTACCCGTGCCGAAGTAAAATTAACACTTACCTATGCTACTTCGCGTTACCGCTGGGGAACCTTAACCAACTGCGAACCAAGCCGTTTCATCAACGAAATTAGTCCGAAGTTTTTAGAATTGGATGTTAAACCGGCTAAATCAACCAGCTTTGACGGCAATTTTGATGACGACCGTAAATCGTGGACTTCTCAGCCCCGCGATTTCATTAGCAAACCGAAACCAACCGCTGGTGCAACTACTTCTGCCCCACCTGTACGTCCGAAAACAACGTCGCTTTTGGCAAAAGCACACGTACCAACACCTGGCTTTACCCCTTCACAACCACACGAATTTCAGGGCGGTATGGAGGTTGAGCACGAAAAATTCGGTTTCGGAAAAATTATCAGCTTAGAAGGAACCTTACCAGATGTTAAGGCAACGGTGTTTTTCCAGGGCTTGGGCAACAAACAGTTACTGCTTAAGTTTGCGAAACTGATGATTGTAAAATAG
- a CDS encoding DUF493 family protein, with amino-acid sequence MEEKKINKDIEFSDIPDGANTDIYANLKEKLESVEQFPGVYIFKFIITGGRHKIQDLRTVLPDDEFIEHASKTGKYVSITVKKYVQNADEVIAVYKQVGNIKGIMVL; translated from the coding sequence ATGGAAGAGAAAAAAATAAATAAGGATATTGAGTTTTCTGATATTCCGGATGGGGCAAATACAGATATTTATGCCAATTTAAAAGAGAAACTTGAAAGTGTGGAGCAGTTTCCAGGTGTTTACATTTTTAAATTTATTATTACTGGCGGGCGGCATAAAATACAAGACTTACGTACCGTTTTACCTGATGATGAGTTTATTGAGCATGCTTCAAAAACCGGGAAATATGTTTCCATTACAGTAAAAAAATATGTGCAAAATGCTGATGAGGTGATTGCTGTTTATAAGCAAGTAGGAAATATCAAGGGGATTATGGTACTGTAG
- a CDS encoding SGNH/GDSL hydrolase family protein translates to MKFSAKVFQSLLLLLVVCIPSLVQGQNPTRVSCPEAAQYYSKDSINIVTFGASTVEGVNGLGFQTMLQNNFTNCYTNKIVDITNHGIGGQTTFQGLLRIDNAIANRTGFIVIDMGINDAVAIAAGKGSIAETVANMRVLITASLKQKLIPILCTLQFVDDRTIKSYVAVNTNIRNLNTAYRKLAIEYKIYLADVNAAMRRDFSLYQDAFHPNARGYRLVSYVIFDAINKAIFDKFLKFTVTQNYPNPAAMQTFIDIVLPESDKINVQIYDLMGRLVKTVVNEYLNTGKHTLEINTATFVPGIYFFKISSDSGQYNAAKKFIVAR, encoded by the coding sequence ATGAAGTTTAGCGCAAAAGTATTTCAATCTCTGCTGCTGCTTCTTGTTGTCTGTATCCCATCGTTAGTTCAAGGGCAAAACCCCACTCGTGTAAGTTGCCCGGAAGCAGCCCAATATTATTCGAAAGACAGTATAAATATTGTAACCTTTGGAGCTAGCACGGTAGAAGGTGTAAATGGCCTTGGTTTTCAAACCATGCTCCAGAACAATTTTACAAATTGTTATACGAACAAGATAGTGGATATTACCAATCATGGTATTGGTGGCCAGACTACTTTTCAGGGTTTGCTCAGAATTGATAATGCAATAGCCAATAGAACAGGCTTTATTGTAATTGATATGGGCATTAATGATGCTGTTGCGATAGCGGCAGGCAAAGGAAGTATAGCCGAAACCGTTGCTAATATGCGGGTTTTGATTACAGCTAGCCTTAAGCAGAAATTAATCCCAATTTTGTGTACACTTCAGTTTGTTGATGATAGAACCATTAAAAGTTATGTTGCTGTAAATACCAATATAAGGAACCTTAATACGGCATACAGAAAATTAGCGATAGAGTATAAAATATATTTAGCGGATGTAAATGCGGCTATGAGACGCGATTTTTCACTTTATCAGGATGCATTTCATCCAAATGCACGCGGTTACAGATTGGTGAGCTACGTTATTTTCGACGCCATTAATAAAGCAATTTTTGATAAATTTTTGAAGTTTACTGTTACTCAGAATTACCCGAATCCTGCCGCCATGCAAACATTTATTGATATAGTTTTGCCAGAATCGGATAAGATTAATGTTCAGATTTACGATTTAATGGGCCGATTGGTTAAAACAGTAGTAAACGAATACCTTAATACGGGAAAACACACGTTAGAAATTAATACCGCTACTTTTGTTCCCGGCATTTATTTCTTCAAAATCTCTTCCGATTCCGGTCAATACAACGCTGCAAAAAAGTTTATTGTTGCGAGGTAA
- a CDS encoding PH domain-containing protein — MNNDFSKPQRESAFGIIIMGAHTMLKIGKASFFLFIIAFVKMSGTSFTYLLLGISAIIVFSFVFAYLWYLKFTFFLDKEKQEFVVNKGIFNRDQVIIQLDKIQQVNINQNILQKIIGVYGLKIDTAGAHGEEVSIKAINETSAYNLKEHLLNGKAVIETPLEIAHENDKTEEAPFLKISAWTLFKVGLTSNYGQSLALLAAFFYTVIYEGRQLLDAFKINKDEIQSAVTGMLTIVTVFILIACLLIVLLIINLVRTFYKYFELEISEHKNTLLLSSGLIAKKNTLISPNKVQITKYSQNYFQKKMNMLNMSLKQAHFGQSKKGHEMQGNTLEIPGCNPGERDELLKMILGQTPLKAKTFIPDWRFLNLPIFFKLILPVVAFLIIAFNIPEVKPYIGASIAYFIIGVLMIYISYRRHRIAVSQDFIIKTSGIWDISNEIVVPNKIQAITTFQYPWHKGVDVGHLTLHTAAGQIHFKYGNYTEIKQLVNYWLYQVEHKNENWM; from the coding sequence ATGAATAACGATTTTAGCAAACCACAGCGTGAATCGGCCTTTGGTATCATCATAATGGGCGCTCATACCATGCTAAAAATTGGCAAGGCGAGTTTTTTCTTATTCATTATCGCGTTTGTAAAAATGTCGGGCACTTCTTTTACCTATCTCCTGTTAGGCATTTCTGCTATCATTGTATTCAGTTTTGTATTTGCTTATTTATGGTATTTAAAATTTACGTTCTTTCTGGATAAGGAAAAGCAGGAATTTGTGGTGAATAAGGGGATATTCAATCGGGATCAGGTAATTATTCAGCTCGATAAAATACAACAGGTAAACATTAACCAGAATATTTTGCAGAAAATTATCGGTGTTTATGGTTTAAAAATCGATACTGCTGGTGCTCATGGAGAAGAAGTGAGCATAAAGGCCATCAATGAAACTTCGGCCTATAACCTTAAAGAACATTTATTAAACGGAAAAGCAGTAATTGAAACACCATTAGAAATAGCGCACGAAAACGACAAGACAGAAGAAGCACCATTTTTAAAAATAAGTGCCTGGACTTTGTTTAAAGTTGGACTAACCTCTAATTACGGACAAAGTTTAGCTTTACTTGCTGCTTTTTTTTACACCGTTATTTATGAGGGAAGGCAGTTGCTTGATGCTTTTAAAATTAATAAAGATGAGATTCAAAGCGCGGTAACAGGTATGTTAACAATTGTTACGGTTTTTATCTTAATTGCGTGCCTTTTAATTGTACTGTTAATTATTAACCTGGTTAGAACCTTTTACAAGTATTTCGAACTCGAAATTAGTGAACATAAAAACACACTCTTACTCTCTTCAGGGCTGATTGCCAAGAAAAACACTTTGATTAGTCCAAACAAAGTCCAGATTACCAAATACAGCCAGAACTACTTTCAGAAAAAGATGAACATGCTGAACATGAGTTTAAAGCAGGCTCATTTTGGTCAAAGTAAAAAAGGGCATGAAATGCAGGGAAACACTTTAGAAATTCCGGGATGTAACCCTGGCGAACGGGATGAATTGTTAAAAATGATATTGGGCCAGACACCTTTAAAAGCAAAAACATTTATCCCTGACTGGCGGTTTTTGAATTTACCGATCTTCTTTAAACTGATTTTACCGGTTGTGGCATTTTTAATCATTGCGTTTAACATCCCTGAGGTTAAACCTTATATCGGTGCATCAATTGCTTATTTCATCATTGGCGTTTTGATGATTTATATCAGCTACCGCCGGCATCGGATTGCAGTAAGTCAAGATTTCATCATTAAAACCAGCGGAATTTGGGATATTTCGAACGAAATTGTAGTGCCAAATAAAATTCAGGCCATTACTACTTTTCAATACCCATGGCATAAAGGAGTTGATGTTGGCCATCTCACCTTACACACGGCTGCAGGTCAGATTCATTTTAAATATGGCAATTATACCGAAATTAAACAGCTGGTAAATTACTGGCTGTATCAGGTAGAGCATAAAAATGAGAATTGGATGTAA
- the smc gene encoding chromosome segregation protein SMC, translated as MQLTRLEIKGFKSFGDKVTINFNEGVTAIVGPNGCGKSNVIDAMRWVLGEQSTKALRSEKMENIIFNGTKNRKQAQLAEVSLSFDNTRNILPTAYSQVTVTRKLYRNGDSEYRLNDVQCRLKDITDLFLDTGIGSDSYSIIELKMVDEIITNKEHSRRSLFEEASGISKYKLRKKQTFSKLKDTEADLERVEDLLFEIEKNLKTLENQARKAERYYKLKEQYRELSVQLATHRIAFFRTDLNALETQEQNQQVNRTELSNKIDTGEAELQKLKLGSINQEKNLSIQQKATNEFVSKIRAYESEKKVKNEQMRFLQEKEARLSGELEKDKNQVNHIKYNIKRLNEEVLTETEVFNRLESDLKLLKSTLDTLREQQQTEKNRIDNLIKSVNDLQNQVYQSQKEIDILNIQKDALVQETNRNVDDTETKTLELKAFDHALAELDIQVREKQANIKNLTEAEELLKEKLATSEINLSSNKEKLTAENRKKDAKQNEYNLTKSLVDSLEGFPESIRFLKKNNAFAKSALLLSDILFCNEDYRIAIENYLEPVMNHYVVDQYADAVQAINLLTDASRGRANFFILENVPAKNPVIGTHEGLVSALSVIEVDKKYQHLCNLLLQNVYIAVAEQENLFKATPTESLTILAKNGKYAQTKFTLAGGSVGLFEGKRIGRAKNLENLAKEIKASEFLINQYNAAIKAETDQIFELKEASKINQINTLQQEMNRLNNEHISVQTRRDQYQEFITTSENRKTDIAQKIVSIEKALSEKLPALVQLQKDQQEAHVNLQEQQLNYQEIADQVNESAGKYNQDNIRFHQQQNKLSGLEKDLDYRFVQEEALNKRIAQNDKELQEALTEITATLQHTDLNDDTLLEMYQQREEMEKGLAEAEQAYICV; from the coding sequence ATGCAACTTACCAGGTTAGAAATTAAAGGTTTTAAGAGCTTTGGCGATAAAGTGACCATCAATTTTAATGAGGGTGTTACGGCTATTGTTGGTCCTAATGGTTGCGGAAAATCCAATGTAATCGATGCCATGCGCTGGGTTTTGGGCGAACAGAGTACCAAAGCTTTACGATCGGAAAAGATGGAGAACATCATTTTCAACGGAACAAAAAACCGTAAACAAGCGCAGCTTGCCGAGGTTTCATTAAGTTTTGATAACACCAGGAACATCCTTCCTACAGCCTATTCACAGGTTACCGTAACCCGTAAACTCTACAGAAATGGAGATAGTGAGTACCGCTTAAACGATGTTCAGTGTAGATTAAAAGACATTACCGACCTTTTTCTGGATACCGGAATCGGCTCTGATAGTTATTCGATTATAGAGCTTAAAATGGTGGATGAAATTATTACCAACAAAGAGCATAGCCGTCGTTCTTTGTTTGAAGAAGCATCGGGTATTTCGAAATATAAATTACGCAAAAAACAGACTTTCAGCAAGTTGAAAGACACTGAAGCCGATTTAGAACGCGTTGAAGATTTACTTTTCGAGATTGAAAAAAACCTTAAAACTTTAGAAAATCAGGCACGTAAAGCCGAACGTTATTATAAGTTAAAAGAGCAATACCGCGAACTAAGTGTTCAGTTGGCTACGCACCGTATTGCCTTTTTCCGTACCGACTTAAATGCTTTAGAAACTCAGGAGCAAAATCAGCAGGTAAACCGTACAGAACTCAGCAACAAAATAGATACCGGTGAAGCCGAACTACAAAAACTTAAATTAGGTAGTATCAATCAGGAAAAGAACCTTTCCATACAACAAAAGGCTACAAATGAGTTTGTTTCCAAAATCCGTGCTTACGAAAGTGAGAAAAAAGTTAAGAACGAGCAGATGCGTTTTTTACAGGAAAAAGAAGCGCGTTTATCTGGAGAACTCGAAAAAGATAAAAACCAGGTTAACCACATTAAATACAACATTAAACGTTTAAATGAAGAAGTTTTAACAGAAACCGAGGTTTTTAACCGACTGGAATCTGATTTAAAGCTGCTGAAATCGACGCTTGATACTTTGCGCGAGCAGCAGCAGACTGAGAAAAACAGGATTGATAACCTGATCAAATCGGTTAACGACCTGCAAAACCAAGTATACCAATCGCAAAAAGAAATTGATATCCTGAATATTCAGAAAGATGCGCTGGTACAGGAAACCAACCGGAATGTAGATGATACGGAAACCAAAACCTTAGAGTTAAAAGCTTTCGATCATGCGTTGGCCGAACTTGATATTCAGGTAAGGGAAAAGCAGGCCAACATTAAAAACCTAACGGAAGCTGAAGAACTTTTAAAAGAAAAACTGGCTACCTCCGAAATCAACCTGAGTTCGAACAAGGAGAAACTTACGGCCGAAAATCGTAAAAAAGACGCCAAACAGAACGAATACAACCTCACGAAATCCCTGGTAGACAGCCTGGAAGGTTTCCCTGAATCGATCCGCTTTTTGAAGAAAAACAACGCTTTTGCCAAAAGTGCCCTGCTCCTTTCTGATATTTTATTCTGTAATGAAGATTACCGCATTGCGATAGAAAATTACCTCGAACCGGTAATGAACCACTATGTTGTTGATCAGTATGCAGATGCCGTTCAGGCCATTAACCTCTTAACAGATGCCAGTCGTGGCAGGGCAAACTTTTTCATTTTAGAAAATGTTCCTGCTAAAAATCCGGTTATCGGTACTCATGAAGGGCTAGTTTCTGCTTTATCGGTAATAGAGGTCGACAAAAAATACCAGCACCTTTGCAACCTGCTTTTACAAAATGTGTACATCGCAGTAGCTGAGCAAGAGAATTTATTTAAAGCCACACCAACCGAAAGTCTAACCATTTTGGCTAAAAACGGAAAATATGCCCAAACCAAATTCACTTTGGCGGGTGGTTCAGTGGGTTTATTTGAGGGAAAAAGGATTGGTCGCGCCAAGAATTTAGAAAATCTGGCAAAAGAAATTAAAGCTTCAGAATTTTTGATTAATCAATATAATGCAGCAATAAAAGCCGAAACTGATCAAATATTTGAATTAAAAGAAGCTTCAAAAATCAATCAGATCAATACTTTGCAGCAAGAAATGAACCGTTTAAATAACGAACACATTTCTGTGCAAACCCGCCGCGACCAGTATCAGGAGTTTATTACCACCAGCGAAAACCGCAAAACGGATATCGCTCAGAAGATAGTATCGATAGAAAAAGCCTTATCTGAAAAATTACCGGCATTGGTTCAATTGCAAAAAGACCAGCAAGAAGCGCACGTTAATTTACAGGAACAACAACTTAATTATCAGGAAATTGCTGATCAGGTAAACGAAAGTGCGGGGAAATACAATCAGGACAACATCCGTTTTCACCAGCAACAGAATAAATTATCGGGCTTAGAAAAAGATTTAGATTACCGTTTTGTACAGGAAGAAGCTTTAAACAAACGCATCGCCCAAAACGATAAAGAATTACAGGAAGCACTGACCGAGATTACAGCAACTCTACAGCACACTGATCTTAACGACGATACCCTTTTAGAAATGTATCAACAACGTGAAGAGATGGAAAAAGGGCTTGCAGAGGCTGAGCAAGCATATATTTGCGTGTAA
- a CDS encoding helix-turn-helix domain-containing protein yields the protein MFLNIEYKVIFVLTFIQVLTPKYVTMTAVKESSTRNFNKGIALTSCPVTFVMEKIGGYWKPIIIFHLMSGPKRYSELKRAIPQITEKMLIQHLKQLQNDDLVHRDAQAVIPPVVTYSLTKSGQELFQVLDSMVDWAVKNGSV from the coding sequence TTGTTTTTAAATATTGAATACAAAGTTATATTTGTACTTACTTTTATACAAGTACTTACCCCAAAGTATGTAACCATGACAGCTGTTAAAGAAAGTTCGACCCGTAATTTTAATAAAGGCATAGCGCTAACCAGTTGCCCTGTTACTTTTGTAATGGAAAAAATTGGAGGTTATTGGAAACCGATTATTATTTTTCATTTAATGAGTGGACCAAAACGTTATAGCGAATTAAAACGTGCTATACCACAGATAACTGAAAAAATGCTTATACAACACTTAAAACAACTGCAAAATGATGACCTTGTTCATCGGGATGCACAAGCCGTTATTCCTCCAGTAGTTACGTACAGCCTCACGAAGTCGGGGCAGGAGCTGTTTCAGGTACTAGATTCGATGGTAGATTGGGCCGTTAAAAATGGCTCTGTTTAA
- a CDS encoding nuclear transport factor 2 family protein codes for MNTREQIILNEDRLLTAIQNGDIEELDLLLHEDLLFNLPNGITITKAMDMETYTSGNMVVNSILPAEQQINLINDTAVVSVKIELKAVYNSQSIEGIFSYLRIWKLFDQESKVIAGSCVAI; via the coding sequence ATGAATACCAGGGAACAGATCATTTTAAATGAAGATAGATTATTAACGGCCATACAAAATGGTGATATTGAGGAGCTGGATCTGCTTTTACATGAAGATTTACTTTTTAACCTGCCCAATGGAATAACCATAACAAAAGCTATGGATATGGAAACTTATACATCCGGAAATATGGTTGTAAATTCTATTTTACCGGCTGAACAGCAAATTAATCTGATTAACGATACTGCAGTTGTTAGTGTGAAAATTGAGCTAAAGGCAGTATATAATTCACAATCCATTGAAGGTATTTTCAGCTATTTAAGAATCTGGAAGTTGTTTGATCAGGAATCGAAAGTAATTGCGGGAAGTTGTGTGGCCATATAA
- a CDS encoding NmrA family NAD(P)-binding protein, whose protein sequence is MKITLTGSTGNITKPLAEILVAKGHEVKIISSKPDRAEEIKSLGAIPLIGSVSDTEFLKEAFSGADAIYTMVPPNFAAPKFRAYIKSIGENYAVAIKESRVKKVVNLSSLGADLPDGTGPIAGLYDVENIFATLNGVDVKHLRAGYFYINFLANIDMVKHANILGSNFGADAKLVLVHPRNIAEVAAEVLESNFTGKTIQYVASDDENTPADVAKVLGTAIGKPELPWIEFSDEDAFNGMVGAGLPEEIAKNYVEMGDAIRSNKLFVDYYKNRPVLGSIKLKDFAAEFAAAYQN, encoded by the coding sequence ATGAAAATAACATTAACAGGATCAACAGGTAATATTACAAAGCCGCTTGCCGAAATATTAGTAGCTAAAGGCCACGAAGTAAAAATTATTAGCAGCAAGCCCGATAGGGCCGAAGAAATTAAATCGCTTGGCGCAATACCATTAATTGGAAGTGTAAGCGACACCGAATTTTTAAAAGAAGCCTTTTCCGGGGCTGATGCTATCTACACCATGGTCCCACCAAATTTTGCGGCGCCAAAATTTAGGGCATATATTAAAAGTATTGGCGAAAATTATGCTGTTGCCATAAAAGAGTCGAGGGTTAAAAAAGTAGTGAATTTAAGCAGTTTAGGTGCAGATCTGCCAGATGGAACCGGGCCAATTGCCGGATTGTATGACGTAGAAAACATCTTTGCCACATTAAATGGGGTAGATGTAAAACATTTGCGTGCTGGTTATTTCTATATTAACTTTTTAGCCAATATCGATATGGTTAAACATGCAAATATATTAGGGTCTAATTTTGGTGCTGATGCAAAACTGGTTTTGGTGCATCCCCGCAACATTGCAGAGGTAGCTGCCGAAGTATTGGAAAGTAATTTTACAGGCAAAACTATACAGTATGTAGCCAGTGATGATGAAAATACGCCTGCTGATGTTGCAAAAGTATTAGGTACTGCAATTGGTAAACCAGAGTTGCCATGGATAGAATTTAGCGATGAAGATGCATTTAACGGAATGGTGGGAGCGGGTTTACCTGAAGAAATAGCTAAAAACTATGTAGAAATGGGCGATGCGATCAGAAGCAATAAACTTTTTGTAGATTATTATAAAAACAGGCCTGTTTTAGGTAGCATTAAACTTAAAGATTTTGCTGCTGAGTTTGCTGCGGCATATCAGAATTAA
- a CDS encoding PH domain-containing protein has product MTTETLFTNEVIDLDLLPKYEDIQLSRPHPDYWKIICINLLIFFGLLGITIAILLFFIDEVKPNAKWIIPLYFVLLAIFSLLFRASFKKRGYAIRTHDVIYKSGIIAESTTIVPLNRIQHIELNEGIFSRMYKLGSLQLFTAGGQTGHIHISGIAIDEAKRIRDLLLKKLDLLENPTTELNPNE; this is encoded by the coding sequence ATGACTACTGAGACACTTTTCACCAATGAAGTTATTGATCTCGATCTTCTTCCAAAATATGAAGACATTCAGTTAAGCCGACCACATCCCGATTATTGGAAAATCATCTGTATTAATCTGTTGATCTTTTTTGGCCTGCTGGGAATAACTATTGCTATACTTCTATTCTTTATCGATGAGGTAAAACCAAATGCAAAATGGATTATCCCTCTTTATTTTGTTTTATTAGCCATCTTCTCGTTACTCTTTCGCGCCAGTTTTAAGAAACGGGGTTATGCTATCCGCACGCATGATGTAATATACAAGAGTGGGATTATTGCCGAATCGACAACAATTGTTCCTTTAAACAGGATTCAACATATCGAATTAAATGAAGGGATTTTTTCCAGAATGTACAAATTAGGGTCGTTACAACTATTTACCGCGGGTGGCCAAACGGGGCATATCCATATTTCGGGCATTGCAATTGATGAGGCAAAGCGGATTAGAGACCTGCTTTTGAAAAAATTAGACTTGCTTGAAAACCCAACAACTGAATTGAATCCCAATGAATAA